A single window of Mesoplodon densirostris isolate mMesDen1 chromosome 13, mMesDen1 primary haplotype, whole genome shotgun sequence DNA harbors:
- the SLC39A4 gene encoding zinc transporter ZIP4, with product MASLEVRAPGGRSLAGPAGPKLGLLLALLAVLALTGMATPPARLLTLLSSGRGVLDRMALGGLLNTLAVRVHCADGPCGKCLSVEDALALGRPERPGLHSAPALEPRHVARLSAAAALYLSNPEGTCADVRAGRWASRADQLLALLESPEALIPGLTGLLQKIQAQAAGQPTSTEACVDLPQLLEEAAGVGSPGSPGPVLAALLDHVSSGSCFRALPTPQYFVDFVFRQHDSENPNITLAELEALMQRLGVGGVTETHGDHSDHSHLGEGANRQGPVPLATPNSSSSMWDTVCLSAGDVMAVYGLSGQAGVTPEAWAQLSPALLQQQLSRACSPRPEQPTQDQLSQVERYLYGSLATLLICLSSIFGLLLLSCAKCSSATHYVIQTFLSMAVGALTGDALLHLTPQVLGLHSHDGEGLGLQPTWRLLAVLGGLYAFFLFESLFNLLLPLDPEDRKDGPCSHGHSHGGHSHGVSLQLAQSDLRPPKQPHEGSRADLVAEESPELLSPEPRRPSPELRLLPYVITLGDAVHNFADGLAVGAAFSSSWKTGLATSLAVFCHEVPHELGDFAALLHAGLSVRRALLLNLASGLTAFIGLYVALAVGIGEDGETWILAVATGLFLYVALCDMLPATMKVQDRRPWLLFVLHNVGLLGGWTVLLLLSLYEDNITL from the exons ATGGCCTCCCTGGAAGTCAGAGCACCCGGGGGCCGCAGCTTGGCTGGCCCGGCCGGGCCcaagctggggctgctgctggccTTGCTGGCTGTGCTGGCGTTGACCGGGATGGCGACCCCACCTGCCCGTCTGCTGACCCTGCTGTCCTCAGGCCGGGGTGTTCTGGACCGCATGGCGCTGGGCGGCCTGTTAAATACACTAGCGGTCCGTGTGCATTGCGCCGACGGGCCGTGTGGAAAG TGCCTGTCTGTGGAAGACGCCCTGGCCCTGGGCAGGCCTGAGAGGCCAGGGCTCCACTCCGCTCCGGCCCTGGAGCCCAGGCACGTCGCCCGCCTCAGTGCTGCCGCCGCACTCTACCTCAGCAACCCGGAGGGCACCTGTGCGGATGTCCGGGCTGGCCGCTGGGCCTCCCGCGCCGACCAGCTCCTGGCCCTGCTCGAGAGCCCTGAGGCCCTGATCCCAGGCTTGACCGGGCTGCTGCAGAAGATTCAGGCCCAGGCCGCTGGCCAGCCCACTTCTACCGAG GCCTGTGTAGACCTGCCTCAGCTGTTGGAGGAGGCGGCAGGGGTGGGGTCTCCCGGCAGCCCCGGCCCAGTGCTGGCTGCCCTGCTGGACCACGTCAGCAGCGGGTCCTGCTTCCGAGCCCTGCCGACCCCTCAGTACTTCGTGGACTTCGTGTTCCGGCAGCACGACAGTGAGAACCCCAACATCACACTGGCTG AGCTGGAGGCCTTGATGCAGCGCCTGGGGGTGGGCGGAGTGACCGAGACCCATGGTGACCACAGTGACCACAGTCATCTGGGAGAGGGGGCCAACCGCCAGGGCCCTGTGCCCCTTGCCACCCCCAACAGCAGCTCCAGCATGTGGGACACA GTATGCCTGAGTGCTGGAGATGTGATGGCTGTGTATGGGCTGTCTGGGCAGGCTGGGGTGACACCAGAGGCCTGGGCCCAGCTGAGCCCTGCGCTGCTCCAGCAGCAACTGAGCAGAGCCTGCAGCCCCCGGCCTGAGCAGCCCACCCAGGACCAGCTCAGTCAGGTGGAGA GGTACCTGTACGGCTCACTGGCCACGCTGCTCATCTGCCTCAGCTCCATTTTCGGGCTCCTGCTCCTCTCCTGCGCCAAGTGCAGCTCTGCTACCCACTACGTCATCCAGACCTTCCTGAGCATGGCTGTGGGCGCGCTCACAGGCGACGCCCTTCTGCACTTGACGCCTCAG GTGCTGGGGCTGCACTCACATGATGGCGAAGGCCTTGGCTTGCAGCCCACCTGGCGTCTCCTAGCTGTGCTGGGTGGTCTCTATGCCTTTTTCCTGTTCGAGAGCCTCTTCAACCTCTTGCTGCCCCTGGACCCGGAG GACCGAAAGGATGGGCCCTGCAGCCACGGCCACAGTCACGGCGGCCACAGCCATGGCGTGTCCCTGCAGCTAGCGCAGAGCGATCTCCGGCCTCCCAAGCAGCCCCACGAGGGCTCGCGCGCAGACCTG GTGGCGGAGGAGAGCCCCGAACTGCTGAGCCCGGAGCCCCGGAGACCGAGCccag AGCTGAGACTGCTGCCCTACGTGATCACGCTGGGAGACGCCGTGCACAACTTCGCCGACGGTCTGGCCGTGGGCGCCGCCTTCTCGTCCTCCTGGAAGACGGGGCTGGCCACCTCGCTGGCCGTGTTCTGCCACGAGGTGCCGCACGAGCTGG ggGACTTCGCGGCTCTGCTGCACGCGGGGCTGTCGGTGCGCCGGGCGCTGCTGCTGAACTTGGCCTCGGGGCTCACGGCCTTCATCGGCCTCTACGTGGCGCTCGCGGTAGGCATCGGCGAAGACGGCGAGACCTGGATCCTGGCGGTAGCCACTGGCCTCTTCCTCTACGTGGCGCTCTGCGACATG CTCCCGGCCACAATGAAAGTGCAGGACCGGCGGCCCTGGCTCCTCTTCGTGCTGCACAACGTGGGCCTGCTGGGCGGCTGGACCGTCCTGCTGCTGTTGTCGCTGTATGAGGATAATATCACCCTCTGA
- the VPS28 gene encoding vacuolar protein sorting-associated protein 28 homolog isoform X1, with protein MFHGIPATPGMGAPGNKPELYEEVKLYKNAREREKYDNMAELFAVVKTMQALEKAYIKDCVSPNEYTAACSRLLVQYKAAFRQVQGSEVSSIDEFCRKFRLDCPLAMERIKEDRPITIKDDKGNLNRCIADVVSLFITVMDKLRLEIRAMDEIQPDLRELMETMHRMSHLPPDFEGRQTVSQWLQTLSGMSASDELDDSQVRQMLFDLESAYNAFNRFLHA; from the exons ATGTTTCACGGGATCCCAGCCACTCCGGGCATGGGAG CCCCTGGAAACAAGCCGGAGCTGTATGAG GAAGTGAAGCTGTATAAGAATGCCCGTGAGCGGGAGAA GTACGACAACATGGCAGAGCTGTTTGCGGTTGTGAAGACGATGCAGGCCCTGGAGAAGGCGTACATCAAGGACTGCGTCAGCCCCAACGA GTACACTGCGGCCTGCTCGCGGCTCCTGGTCCAGTACAAAGCTGCCTTCCGGCAGGTACAAGGGTCAGAGGTCAGCTCCATCGATGAATTCTGCCGCAAGTTCCGC CTGGACTGCCCGCTTGCCATGGAGAGGATCAAGGAGGACCGGCCCATCACCATCAAGGACGACAAGGGCAACCTGAACCGCTGCATCGCAGACGTCGTCTCG CTCTTCATCACAGTGATGGACAAGCTGCGCCTGGAGATCCGGGCCATGGACGAG ATCCAGCCCGACCTGCGGGAGCTGATGGAGACCATGCACCGCATGAGCCACCTGCCCCCTGACTTCGAGGGCCGCCAGACCGTCAGCCAGTG GCTGCAGACCCTGAGCGGCATGTCAGCCTCCGACGAGCTGGATGACTCGCAGGTGCGCCAGATGCTCTTCGACCTGGAATCGGCCTACAACGCCTTCAACCGCTTCCTGCACGCCTGA
- the VPS28 gene encoding vacuolar protein sorting-associated protein 28 homolog isoform X2 has product MAELFAVVKTMQALEKAYIKDCVSPNEYTAACSRLLVQYKAAFRQVQGSEVSSIDEFCRKFRLDCPLAMERIKEDRPITIKDDKGNLNRCIADVVSLFITVMDKLRLEIRAMDEIQPDLRELMETMHRMSHLPPDFEGRQTVSQWLQTLSGMSASDELDDSQVRQMLFDLESAYNAFNRFLHA; this is encoded by the exons ATGGCAGAGCTGTTTGCGGTTGTGAAGACGATGCAGGCCCTGGAGAAGGCGTACATCAAGGACTGCGTCAGCCCCAACGA GTACACTGCGGCCTGCTCGCGGCTCCTGGTCCAGTACAAAGCTGCCTTCCGGCAGGTACAAGGGTCAGAGGTCAGCTCCATCGATGAATTCTGCCGCAAGTTCCGC CTGGACTGCCCGCTTGCCATGGAGAGGATCAAGGAGGACCGGCCCATCACCATCAAGGACGACAAGGGCAACCTGAACCGCTGCATCGCAGACGTCGTCTCG CTCTTCATCACAGTGATGGACAAGCTGCGCCTGGAGATCCGGGCCATGGACGAG ATCCAGCCCGACCTGCGGGAGCTGATGGAGACCATGCACCGCATGAGCCACCTGCCCCCTGACTTCGAGGGCCGCCAGACCGTCAGCCAGTG GCTGCAGACCCTGAGCGGCATGTCAGCCTCCGACGAGCTGGATGACTCGCAGGTGCGCCAGATGCTCTTCGACCTGGAATCGGCCTACAACGCCTTCAACCGCTTCCTGCACGCCTGA